The following is a genomic window from Neomonachus schauinslandi chromosome 15, ASM220157v2, whole genome shotgun sequence.
gggagaagaaaagcctGACACCAAAGGCACTGTGActggagagaggcagagtggggatGGACAGGTCAGTGTCCACCAAAGGCCTCCATTTTGGGGGTCAGATTAAGGGCTCTTAACCTTGGAGAGAATAAGGAGCCCTTTATCTGTCCTCTAGGAGAGCACAGAACCTGTGGAGAACAAAGTGGGTAAAAAGGGCCCTAAGCATTTGGATGATGATGAAGATCGGAAGAACCCAGCCTACATCCCCCGGAAAGGGCTCTTTTTTGAGCATGATCTTCGAGGGCAAACACAGGAGGAGGAAGTCAGGTAACAGCCTCTTGTTGCTGCTATTTAGTACATATTTAGTGCTTACTATAGGCCAGGTGCTTTGCTGATTTACTGCTCACAGTACTTTAAGGTTATTATGATTATCCCTTTTGTACAAATGGGAAAGTGAGGCTTAGAGTATTTGGTAACTCTTGGTGGAGGAGCTGGGATCAGGACGCATACTTCCATTGCCTTCCTTAGTCTGAGGCTCAAGCCTCTGGGACATGAAGTACTTGTGTAAGCTGCCTTATAGGTGAGAGATGTTTCCAAGGTGCCGGGTAGTTTGAAGTAAAGTCTTCTCCTCATTTCTGTGCCTGTTCTATTTGAGCCCAGCAGGCCCTGAGATGCTGTGATTCACTCTTGGTTTTGTATGATCTGTTTGGGAAGATGGGGAGACCAGTGAAGTTCCTACTGTTTCTCTGCCCATCCCTCTTTTTTTCCGTGAATATCTTTACTTGGCAGAGTCTGCCAACCTAAGACACTTTTCCCTGGTTTTATCCAGACCCAAGGGGCGTCAGCGAAAGCTATGGAAGGATGAGGGTCGCTGGGAGCATGACAAGTTCCGGGAAGATGAACAAGCTCCAAAGTCCCGACAGGAGCTCATTGCTCTTTATGGCTATGACATCCGCTCAGCTCACAATCCTGATGACATCAAACCCCGAAGAATCCGGAAACCCAGGTGAGAAAATTTTGGAGTTTACACTGTTATATTTGTAGAAAgaactctgctttttaaaaaagccattccAGCCTGTAATTCAGTGGATGAGGTATATGGGAAGTCTCCCTGACCCTCAGTTTATATCTCTAGTGGtctgttttgttatttcttttcttaagacTTTTGCCATTCCATTTATTCAGGTTTGGGAGCCCTCCACAGAGAGATCCAAACTGGATTATTGAGCGGCCAAACAAGTCCCATCGCCACCAGGGTCCTGGGGGCACCCTACCACCAAGGACATTTATCAACAGGAATGCTGCAGGGACTGGCCGAATGTCTGCTCCCAGGAATTACTCTCGATCTGGGGGCTTTAAGGAAGGTCGTGCTGGTTTTAGGCCTGTGGAGGCTGGTGGGCAGCACGGTGGCCGTTGTGGTGAGACTGTTAAACATGAAAGCAGTTACCGATCACGGCGTCTAGAGCAGACTCCCGTGAGGGACCCATCTCCAGAAGCTGATGCTCAAGTGCTTGACAGTCCTGAGAAGGAGGAGGCGGCCTCAGAGATACCAGCTGCTGCTCCCGATGCTGCACCACCGGCCCCTGACAGGCCTGTTGAGAAGAAATCCTACTCCCGGGCAAGAAGAACCAGAATCAAAGCTGGAGATGCAGTCAAGGTTGCAGAGGAGGTGCCCCCTCCACCCGAAGGGCTGAACCCAGCACCTCAAGTCCCAGAAACGACAACTCCTCCACCTGCTAAGACTGGAAACTGGGAGGCTCCAGTGGATTCTGCTACAAGTGGACTTGAGCAAGACGTGGCACAACTAAATATAGCAGAACAGAATTGGAGTCCAGGGCAGCCTTCGTTCCTGCAACCACGTGAGCTTCGGGGTGGGTACCTTAGGGTtagtgactggcttttttccctGTGCATCATTGGGTTTGTGGGCATGGGATTTAGGTCTCAGGGATATGGGGTCTGacaaatatctttgttttcattaACTGAAAGAAGTGGATGGATTCATAGGTATATTCATCCGAAGACCTCAGAGAAGTTTTATGTTACCCAAGACTACCCCTACTACTTTGCCTACTATTACCTGACTAGTCATCAGTATGGAGCTCCTGCATGCAGAATCTTTTACCCATTCTCTGTAGGAAAAGTTGAAAGAAGGTGGGCAGTGTTCTTATTATATGAGCTAATGGTTAAATGTTTGAAGGCAGAAACTTATCTGAATTTGGATGAGAATTGTCTAGTCTATTTGAAAGGAAAGCCTAATTTCCTTAATGTAGAGCTAGGCTGCCCAATAGAACTTTCTATAGTATAAGAAGTTTTTGAATATTTGTAATGTGGCCAGAGTGACTGAGGgactgaacttttaattttaattaattgaaatttaaataagcaCTTGTGGCTACTGGATATCATGTTGAACAGCATAGTTCTAGAAACTAGGACCTATCTACCACCGATCTTGCCCATCCGTCTTTGTCTACCTCCAGTCAGGTAAATCAGAGGATCTTTTCCTTAGTTTCTGAAATCTGTTTTGAACTTAAAGATTGGAAATCCTCATTTGGACTGAGAGTTTCAGCATCCTTCTCTGGTGTGCATGATTTTTGAATACCAAAAACCAGTGTAGCCTAAACTGGACCTGAAATTGATCTTTGGATGGAGGAGTATACCCTTCTACTGGTATCTTACTACCACTGGAAGACAGTCtctaaaatatccttttttttttttttttttgtcctgagtCATTTTCAGCCAGAGGGGAGTATCTTCCCAAACTTCCAGCCTAGAACTCTGTGGCCAGGAATAATCAGGCAGATTCACAGAATGTCTAGTTGTTGTCCAGAAACTTTAGGGCTGAGATTTTTCAATATGTTTGATAATGGACTGTGCTGATTATAACCTCCCATGGATTCTGTACAGGAAGTATTTGGTGGGAAAATTGCATTTTCTcattgaagtctttttttttttttttttttgcttcacatTCAAAGGCTTTATTGCTGTGTTAAGGTGGCAGAAAGTGGGTGCAAATTTCCAAATGCTGGTATTGACAGGAAGCAGAGATAGTTTAAAAGGAATTTTGTCAGTTTAAAAGAAGAAGGCAATTCCCTGTGTTGGATTCTTAAACTTGTCATTTTCTTGATGTTCTCTTTAGTCCCACTCGTATCTATCTGCTCTGTAGCCGTGACTTTTTTTGCTGTATCACAGGTATGCCCAACCACATACACATGGGAGCAGGACCTCCACCTCAGTTTAACCGGATGGAAGAAATGgtacagaaagggaaagggagtagttgggggaggggcctgcatGCAGCAGCTGTTCATTGTTTAAACTAAGATAAGGTCTTGGGAGTCAGTGTTCCATTGATTtacccatatttctttttttttttttttaaagattttatttatttatttattagagagcgagcgagagagaaacagcatgagagaggagagggtcagagggagaagcaggctccccgctgagccgggagcccgatgtgggactcgatcccaggaccccgggatcatgacctgagccgaaggcagtcgcttaaccaactgagccacccaggcgcccatacccatatttcttttaatttggcTCTCCAGAAAGGGTAGCAAGGCCTAGGTTCAGATCTTGATGTTTCTCATTggtttttctaattcattttgcaaatactcttttctttcttttcttttttcttttctttctttcctttcttttctctttctttcttttttttctttcttttctttctcttctttctctttttctttcagagaaagagagtgcagggcagggagggcagtggcacagagggagaaagagaacctaAGCAGTTCTCCAGgctcagctcagcggggagcccgacacgggactcattctcatgaccttgagatcatgacctgagccaaaatcaagagttggatgcttaactgactgagcccaggtgcccctactctttttttttcccctcactttttttttccctttatttaagtaatctctacacccatgtggggctcaaactcacaaccccaagatgaagagttgcacgcttttctgactgagccagtcaggcgcccctcattttgcAAATACTGTTTAAACATGTGCCATGTACCAAGTGTGTGTTTTGCAGCACCTAAAGTAGGGTGGGACTTGATATTGAGAGCCAGCCCTCTGGCAGTCTTTTTGCTCAGACCTCTTTATTTCAGGGTGTCCAGGGTGGGCGAGCCAAACGCTATTCATCTCAGCGGCAAAGACCTGTGCCAGAGCCCCCTGCTCCTCCTGTGCACATCAGTATCATGGAGGGACATTACTATGATCCACGTGAGTTTTCTCTTATTATTGGGGCACCTTTTTCGGCAGCGTGAAGTGAACTAAGAGACCAGCCTCTTGCCTCCTGGATTTCCCTTCTGACTTCTCACAGTGGTTATCAAACATTGTCTGGCTGCTGTTTTCTTCACATGGGAAATTGAGAGAGCATCTTTTAAAGGGTTTGGGGGACAAGGAGATTTGTCCATGTGATATGAAGAGTGAGGGTTTATGAGAGTCCCAATGTGATATCTTACAGTGCAGTTCCAGGGACCAATCTATACCCATGGTGACAGCCCTGCCCCACTGCCTCCTCAGGGCATGATTGTGCAGCCAGAAATGCACCTTCCCCACCCAGGTAAGCTTTGCACCTCTGCTTGTATGCTTCCAGTACGTGAGGATATGTGTTGGGGGCTTCACAAACTCCATTCTCCTGAGCTCTGTGCTGCTTGCTCACTCTGGCAGCTTGGGCAACAAACTTCTCTTGGGTCCATCGTGAGGACTTCCATCCTGAGTCTGTGCTGAGCAGGGCAGCCAAGCCATCCCATGGAAATGGTGCCATCCtctatttcagtttttgttttcctcttcctgtCCAGGTTTACATCCCCACCAGACACCGGCACCTCTGCCCAATCCGGGCCTCTATCCCCCACCAGTGTCCATGTCTCCAGGACAGCCACCACCTCAGCAGTTGCTTGCTCCTACTTACTTTTCTGCTCCAGGCGTCATGAACTTTGGTAATCCCAGTTACCCTTATGCTCCAGGGGCACTGCCTCCCCCACCGCCGCCTCATCTGTATCCTAATACGCAGGTGAGATGGCTAATGAGCAGATTTTTCTAGGTATGCATCCTTTAAATCAGACAAGGATGTGGTGTGGGGAGAATGCTTAAGGAATTTGAGAGAACATTTCAATGCCACTGATTTTGCATGTGGCGCCAGGATGCCTCTTGGTGGTCAGGAGCTGGAAATGCAGCTTATGTAATGCCCATCATCtatttattctgttctgtttcttttttcttttttaaagattttatttatttgagggagagagagagcacacaagtgtgagcaggggggaggggcagagggagaagcaggctcacgggttgatcccaggctcctgggatcatgacctgagccgaaagcagatgcttaacagactgagccactcaggcgccctcttctgtttctttaatgGTGTTTCATTCAGGTGTTTTGGTATGTCTTAGGTGGCCGTCTCTGCCATTTATTCAGTTGAATAAAGAAGCTGCATTATCCTTACCCCTCCCTGTACTGCTTAACTCCCAACAGGTTGACACCATCTTGTATGTGAAGTGTCACCACTGAGCTCAGCCTCTTTGATTTTTCAGTTGATGGTAGGAATTAGAGAAAGCTAAGTAGTACTTTGAAGAAGTAGGAACCGGAACATAATTAGGATATAGTGAGGCAGAAATGAATAATCACTTATTTTAAAGGGGGGCAGCTTAGAGATTTATAAAATTCCtcagtacttttatttttgtgcctGAATAATGTTTCCTGTTCATTATAGTTTAGGTGAATGTGTCCCTaactttttcttctgccttattgGGGTCCCAGGCCCCATCACAGGTATATGGAGGAGTGACCTACTATAACCCCGCCCAGCAGCAGGTGCAGCCaaagccctccccaccccggaGGACTCCCCAGCCAGTCACCATCAAGCCCCCACCACCTGAGGTATGAGAGCTGCTTCCAACATCACTGGGCTTTCCTCTCCCCTAGaagatttctctccttttctgggtgtgtctccatggttggttggttgttttaaTGACTGGTAACAAATTCTAACTTTGTTTTTTCAGGTTGTAAGCAGGGGTTCCAGTTAATAGGagtttctaaaaaatttaaatcaaacaTGTAAAAGTAAGTATATAATGTACTACGATTCTTATAAATTCTTAAAACTAATGCTCATGCTTTACTTGCTTAATAATCCCCTAATTAGTGCTTTAAGCTGTAATCATGAGGTATCTTATGGGGTGGCTTATAGGAGTCTCAAAATTTGCCAGGTGCTTTGTTTTGGGAATGCACTAAGCAGGGTTGAAGCAGAAACCATTGTTAACTTGGCAGAATTTCATTTGGGAAGCTGCAAGGAAAAAATGcaggatgttttgttttgttttgtttttgttttttaaggaaagggGAAATCTAAATTTGAGGTATTTGCAGCAGAGCCAATTTTAAAGGTCATAGAGAAAGACCatgggggttttgttgttgttttgttagggactttattttaaaacacattatttaGGAATGTGGCTTTTTGAAAACAGCTTGTAAATGCCCAGAAGGTCCATTAATGCTTTGCtgattcttcccttttccccaccaCTGTCAGAGAAcccaggaaagaagagaaatacaacTGGCTGTTTACTACCAGGAAGGCTTCAAAGATATAGGGTGGCTCCTACCAGCAAGCAGCTGAATGAGAAGGACCCCTGCCCTCCTCTGAGGATAGGCTCTGTTGGAGAAAGGGACAAACAAGTGGACTTCCTCCCATCTCCACTCTTTACTTGAGTTGGCTGTGCTCAGAGGAGCAGAGATCCAGTCAGCTCAAGCTTCTGGGTCTGCATCTAGAAGCCCCTGTCTTTTACTCTTCTTCACTTTTTCCTGGGAAATTCAAACGTCTTCTCCCAGGGAAGCTCcttcctatttgttttgtttcctaagatgTTCGTTTTTAAAGCCTGGCTTGCTattcttaaattaattttcttttagtttctttctctctctgcctttaaatGAGATAGGTTCATTCTTCTGATTTTCTAGCTCCTCTGGTTTCCCTTTTGGATTTTCCCTGCATCCCAGATAATTGAAATTTTACCAGCCAGTTTTCCCCCACCAAGCCTTTCATTTTTGGCTGGCCTTTGTTATTATATACTTGGATTCTCTTAATTCCTCTAACCCTATGGAAGCAGAGCCGTCCACAGAGTGTCTCATTGCAGAGAAAAGCTCAGACTGTGTGGTAGGAGCCCTTCTTCTTGACTTCGGTTTTCAGGAATCTGAGCCTCCATCAGTCCCTGTACTGTGGTAGGCATCAGTCCTCTACTTGAGGGCAAAGTCTTTTACAGTGGGGAGAGGTGGCAAACCAGATGCTTTTGTGAGAAAGGGAAAGTGGAGTAAGCCTTTTCACCTTAGGGGTCTGTATTCACATAGTCCTCAGGGCTCAGTCTTTGAGGTAAGTGGAATTAGAGGgccctgcttctcttctttccatCCTACCTACCACGCCCCCTTCCCAGTTGCTGTGGACCAATGCATCTCTCTAGAGGCAGATACTGTCCAGCAAGCGGTCTGTCTTGTACTTTGCAGTTGCTCTTCTCCATGTTTTTCCTGCTACAAGTGTTTTAGATGTTACTACCTGATTTTCCCCAAGTTCTGCTCCTGTCCCTGCAAACAGAAGAAACCACATCTGGGCTTCAGGCCTAAGGAAACCAGTCACTTTCGGGGCAAGGgctcctccctcttttcctccctatCCACAGCGCTGAACCACTCCCCTGCTGCCTCTGCAGAAGAGATTCCTATTGCTGCAGCACTTGTGTCTGCCAGGAGTAACTTGGCCACTGTCCCTGTCCTACAGAACCTGAGGGAGATGGTGGTGGCTGTGTCTCCCCAAGTAATGTCACTCTTTCTATTCCTTCTCTATAGCAGCTGATCTAACCACTCTTGAGTcacaggtgtggggtggggagtggggagaggcactCAGACTGTAAACCCCAAGGAGGAAACAACTAAGAGATTCTTCCAGGGGTGGCTGGTGGTTGTGCCTTTTGTAGGCTGTCCCCTTTGCCTTAAACCTGAAGATGTCTCCTCAAGCCTGTGGGCAGCATGCCCAGATTCCCAGACCTTAAGACACTGTGACAGTTGTCTCTGTTGGTCCACTGTGTTTCATTGCAAGAATTTCTCcatgtgtgttgttgttgttgtttgttacTATTTTAAAGGGTGCACATTTGTGATCAGCATTGTGACTTGGAGATAATAAAATTTAGGCTGTAAACTTGGCTCCTTTGCCAGTGTTTTGCATGAGTCTTGATTTGGGAGGGATAGGAGAGGACTTGCTGATTCCCCAGAGCCACAGTCACAACTTGAGCCAACTCAAGACGTGTGAAATGGAAGCCCTGAGAGGTGAGGAGCCCACAGGTGTGTCTGTACTCCCCGTTGATTATCTTATCCTAACGCCATTGCCACATAGACCCAGGATACCATGCAGTCTCTTGGGTTGGAAGTGTCAGGGACAGAAAAACTAATGAAACGGAGCTATCCTTGTCGCCTTTGTTAGTGTTCGGCAAGTGAGTTTTCCAGTGTAATGTGCCCCGTGTCAGTACAACTGTACCAGGTCCTAGAAGAGGGGGAGGCACAGGTGGTTAGCTTTCTTGAAAAGTAAAGACACGCTGGCACTAAAGTACCAAGAACCACAGCCTAAGAGGAAGGCTTCTCTCGATCTTCGTCAAGGTTAAGAGGAGCAATTGAGACCATCATCTGTGGTTTATGCTGCCAGTTACCAAGGCCACTGGGCCCTTGATGTGCACAGGTCAGTTCCtagctttgttttcttccagatcCTGGGTGGGGTGGAAGTTTACTACAGAGGTTGATCTGGTGTGGGGGAGCAATTGAACTGAATGTGGAGCTGGTGGCATCTGTTCTTGGTTACCACAAATCCTTGTACATTGGGGGCATGGACATCATAGTATACCTTAAAATAGTTGGGACTCCCCCTGCATCCCTTGGTGCTGCTGCTTGAGCTCGCGGACCGTGACTCTTCTAACCCCTATCCCTAATTCCTCTTCACGTCCAtttgctttcctcctcccccacagggTGATGGGTAACTATGAGCCTGATCTCCTGGGGTCATGCCAGGCAGTCTTGGGGGTAGGTTACTGGCAGGAGAAATGACTGTTACGATgcttccccctcacccctgcctcttGCTTCCCTGGTCCTGCGGTTAGATCCCATTGCTCTCTGTTGCCTTGGTAACGAGCTCCGCAAGAAGAAACTCAAGCTCAGCAAAGCTCCCAGGTTGTCTGCCCTACCAGTCCGCCTCTTGGTGGGCAGAAAGGGAGTACAAAGGGCAGACAGATCAGCCTTAGGTAGCCTTGCCCCATCCCCTTCTAGGGTCTGGGCTCAAAGTTGTTTTGCCACCATCTCACAGTTGTTAATGATACCACTCTTGATAATTCTTCcatgcccgccccccccctcctctGTGGGGTCAACGCACAGGCCTACTACCTTGTGGGTGATCCAGAACAGTAAGAACTTCAAATCCTGAAGTTGTCTTCCAGCATTGGCAGCCCACTTGGGTTGGGTTGTCCCTCTGGGGCAGTGATCCTCAACCCTGGCTATTTGAATCACTTGGGGATCTTTCacgtgtcatccttgtgcagggacCAAGCTAATCTCTATATAgctccaattttagtatatg
Proteins encoded in this region:
- the CASC3 gene encoding protein CASC3, which gives rise to MADRRRQRASQDTEDEESGASGSDSGGSPARGGGSCSGSAGGGGSGSLPSQRGGRAGALHLRRVESGGAKSAEESECESEDGIEGDAVLSDYESAEDSEGEEGEYSEEENSKVELKSEANDAANSSAKEEKGEEKPDTKGTVTGERQSGDGQESTEPVENKVGKKGPKHLDDDEDRKNPAYIPRKGLFFEHDLRGQTQEEEVRPKGRQRKLWKDEGRWEHDKFREDEQAPKSRQELIALYGYDIRSAHNPDDIKPRRIRKPRFGSPPQRDPNWIIERPNKSHRHQGPGGTLPPRTFINRNAAGTGRMSAPRNYSRSGGFKEGRAGFRPVEAGGQHGGRCGETVKHESSYRSRRLEQTPVRDPSPEADAQVLDSPEKEEAASEIPAAAPDAAPPAPDRPVEKKSYSRARRTRIKAGDAVKVAEEVPPPPEGLNPAPQVPETTTPPPAKTGNWEAPVDSATSGLEQDVAQLNIAEQNWSPGQPSFLQPRELRGMPNHIHMGAGPPPQFNRMEEMGVQGGRAKRYSSQRQRPVPEPPAPPVHISIMEGHYYDPLQFQGPIYTHGDSPAPLPPQGMIVQPEMHLPHPGLHPHQTPAPLPNPGLYPPPVSMSPGQPPPQQLLAPTYFSAPGVMNFGNPSYPYAPGALPPPPPPHLYPNTQAPSQVYGGVTYYNPAQQQVQPKPSPPRRTPQPVTIKPPPPEVVSRGSS